One stretch of Clavibacter michiganensis DNA includes these proteins:
- a CDS encoding alpha/beta hydrolase fold domain-containing protein, with the protein MTRTRTRRSLLSRLAPPVIAVVGGQGEFASPARTMGGAHRRVVRPGAFAPPPLLRGVRVTARIQGGWHVYEVAPQGPASRRRALYAHGGGWTHEISPFHWWLVAGLARRTGTTFTVPIYPLVPSATAAEVVARTADLAEQLVAEVGAGLVTLMGDSAGGQIALSTAMALRDRGVPAPRDVVLLSPALDLSFTDPLIARIQPTDPWLAVDGMRAAVESWRGDLPVEDPRVSPMHGSLAGLGRVTVFSGTHDILFADARAFERKAAAVGHPVRIHVEPNLLHVYALMPIPEGARARDAMVDLLLS; encoded by the coding sequence ATGACCCGCACGCGCACCCGCCGCAGCCTGCTGTCCCGCCTCGCCCCGCCCGTGATCGCGGTCGTCGGCGGGCAGGGCGAGTTCGCGTCGCCCGCGCGCACGATGGGCGGCGCCCACCGGCGCGTGGTCCGGCCGGGTGCCTTCGCGCCGCCGCCGCTGCTCCGCGGGGTGCGGGTGACCGCGCGGATCCAGGGCGGCTGGCACGTCTACGAGGTGGCCCCTCAGGGTCCGGCCTCGCGGCGTCGCGCGCTGTACGCGCACGGCGGCGGCTGGACCCACGAGATCAGCCCGTTCCACTGGTGGCTGGTCGCGGGGCTCGCCCGGCGCACGGGCACGACCTTCACCGTGCCCATCTACCCGCTCGTCCCGTCGGCCACGGCCGCCGAGGTCGTCGCGCGCACGGCGGACCTCGCCGAGCAGCTCGTCGCCGAGGTGGGCGCCGGCCTCGTCACGCTGATGGGCGACTCGGCGGGCGGGCAGATCGCGCTGTCCACCGCGATGGCCCTGCGCGATCGCGGCGTGCCCGCGCCGCGCGACGTGGTGCTCCTCTCGCCCGCGCTCGACCTGTCGTTCACGGATCCGCTCATCGCCCGCATCCAGCCGACCGACCCGTGGCTCGCGGTCGACGGCATGCGCGCCGCCGTGGAGTCGTGGCGCGGCGACCTGCCCGTGGAGGACCCGCGTGTGAGCCCGATGCACGGATCGCTCGCGGGCCTCGGCCGCGTGACGGTCTTCTCGGGCACGCACGACATCCTCTTCGCCGACGCGCGCGCCTTCGAGCGGAAGGCGGCCGCGGTCGGGCACCCGGTGCGGATCCACGTCGAGCCGAACCTCCTGCACGTGTACGCGCTCATGCCCATCCCCGAGGGCGCCCGTGCGCGCG